The nucleotide sequence GCCGTCAAAACTACTGGGCATGATGGCTAGCGGGAAGCCATCGCTAGTATTGGGAAACGCGGCATCTGAGGTGCGCAATGTCTTAGAGGATTCTAATGGTGGTGTTTACACGTCAGATTATACAGTAGAAGGTGCTGTCGCAACCCTATTAAACTGGAAGGAGCGTCCAGACGTACCTCATCAAATGGGCATGCAAGCCAGAAGCTATGTCAAAAAACATTTCTCTAGATCACAAATACTCGATCAGTGGATTGATCAACTAGCCTCGCTGGTACCTTAGCAATTCTCTATATTTACACACTAGACGTTGTTTTCTATGAAAAAAAGAATACTCATTACAGGTGCTGCAGGGTTTCTTGGATCACACTTATGCGATCGGTTCATTAAGGAAGGTTATCATGTAATAGGCATGGATAACCTCATTACTGGTGACCTGAAAAATATCGAGCATCTTTTCCCTAGAGAAGATTTTGAATTCTATAACCACGACGTTTCCAAATATGTCCATGTAGCAGGTAATCTTGATTACATATTGCATTTTGCATCGCCTGCCAGTCCTATAGACTATCTTAAAATTCCCATTCAGACGTTGAAAGTCGGCTCGTTGGGTACACATAACTTATTGGGTCTCGCCATGGCTAAGAAAGCCAGATTGTTGATTGCCTCAACATCAGAAATTTATGGTGACCCATTGGTCCATCCACAGACTGAAGACTACTACGGTAACGTCAACACCATAGGGCCACGAGGTGTTTATGACGAGGCAAAGCGTTTCCAAGAATCCATGACTATGGCTTACCACAGATATCATGGTTTAGAAACACGTATCGTGCGTATCTTTAATACCTATGGTCCCAGGATGAGGTTGAATGATGGTCGTGTCATACCGGCATTTATGGGTCAAGCTTTGAGAGGTGAGGACATCACCATATTTGGCGATGGATCCCAAACAAGATCCTTTTGTTACGTAGACGATCAAGTGGAAGGAATCTATAGGTTACTGCTTAGTGATTATTCAGATCCAGTGAACATAGGCAACCCACACGAGATCTCTATTAAGGACTTTGCTCGGGAAATTATAGAATTGACGGGAACGGACCAAAAGATAGTCTATCAACCACTACCGCAAGACGACCCTATGCAACGCCAGCCAGACATTGCAAGGGCCAAAGAAATTTTAGGATGGGAACCTAAGGTAGATCGCAAGGAAGGCATGAAGCTTACTTACGACTATTTCAAACAACTCTCGCCAGAAGAACTCAAAAAAAGTGAACACAAAGACTTTAGAAAGCATAGCAGACGATAACCTTAGTTATCGTGATGGCCGGTACTCCAGTCTTATCAGGCCCATTTCATATATGATTGATCTGGCGATCATCATCTATGGATCTGCCTTCTTTTTTGAGTCCAATTTTGACACCTTATCCTTTTCAATATTTATCGGAATTTGCTGGATCGTGGTGTCCATGCAATTAGGATTCT is from Nonlabens sp. YIK11 and encodes:
- a CDS encoding UDP-glucuronic acid decarboxylase family protein → MKKRILITGAAGFLGSHLCDRFIKEGYHVIGMDNLITGDLKNIEHLFPREDFEFYNHDVSKYVHVAGNLDYILHFASPASPIDYLKIPIQTLKVGSLGTHNLLGLAMAKKARLLIASTSEIYGDPLVHPQTEDYYGNVNTIGPRGVYDEAKRFQESMTMAYHRYHGLETRIVRIFNTYGPRMRLNDGRVIPAFMGQALRGEDITIFGDGSQTRSFCYVDDQVEGIYRLLLSDYSDPVNIGNPHEISIKDFAREIIELTGTDQKIVYQPLPQDDPMQRQPDIARAKEILGWEPKVDRKEGMKLTYDYFKQLSPEELKKSEHKDFRKHSRR